In Fusobacterium hwasookii, a single window of DNA contains:
- a CDS encoding NAD(P)-dependent oxidoreductase, translating into MEKNKLKIIFLDRNTVGPFELKEIFSKYGEYIEFNLTNDDDDIASYLKDYDVVILNRIRLGKKEFEKAPHLKLVLLTGTGFNHIDLVAAKEHEVSIANVAGYSTNSVSQLTMTFLLNELTKVEKLSQKVKEKKWNELSINMDEYYHVDTEDKILGILGYGNIGQKVAKYAESFGMKVMVAKIPGREYTDSSDNRYDLDEVLEKCDIFSIHAPLTDLTKNLINLDRMKKMKKSAIILNLGRGPIINEDDLYYALKNNIIASAVTDVMTIEPPKNDCKLLELDNFTVTPHLAWKSQKSLERLFAEIENNLNLFLENKLIGVESK; encoded by the coding sequence ATGGAAAAAAATAAGCTAAAAATAATATTTTTAGATAGAAACACAGTAGGTCCTTTTGAATTAAAAGAAATATTTTCAAAATATGGAGAGTATATAGAGTTTAATCTTACAAATGATGATGATGATATAGCTAGTTACTTAAAAGACTATGATGTTGTTATTTTAAATAGAATTAGATTAGGCAAAAAAGAATTTGAAAAAGCTCCTCATTTAAAATTAGTCTTATTAACTGGAACAGGTTTTAACCATATTGATTTGGTTGCAGCAAAGGAACATGAAGTATCTATTGCCAATGTTGCTGGCTATTCAACTAATTCAGTATCTCAATTGACTATGACATTTTTATTAAATGAATTGACTAAGGTAGAAAAATTAAGTCAAAAAGTAAAAGAAAAAAAATGGAATGAGCTTTCTATCAATATGGATGAATACTATCATGTAGATACTGAAGATAAGATTTTAGGTATCTTAGGTTATGGAAATATAGGTCAAAAAGTAGCTAAATATGCTGAAAGTTTTGGAATGAAAGTTATGGTTGCTAAAATTCCTGGAAGAGAATATACAGATAGTTCAGATAATAGATATGACTTAGATGAAGTCTTAGAAAAATGTGATATTTTCTCTATACATGCACCATTGACTGATTTAACAAAAAATTTAATAAATTTAGATAGAATGAAAAAAATGAAAAAATCTGCAATAATTTTAAATCTAGGAAGAGGTCCTATAATAAATGAGGATGACTTATATTATGCTTTAAAGAATAATATAATTGCCTCAGCAGTAACAGATGTAATGACAATAGAGCCTCCTAAAAATGATTGTAAGTTACTTGAACTAGATAATTTTACAGTAACTCCACATTTAGCTTGGAAATCACAAAAAAGTTTAGAAAGACTTTTTGCAGAAATTGAAAATAACCTTAATTTATTTTTAGAAAATAAATTAATAGGTGTAGAAAGTAAATAG
- the cobM gene encoding precorrin-4 C(11)-methyltransferase, which yields MEKYKEKVYFIGAGPGDPELITIKGQRIVKEADVIIYAGSLVPKEVIDCHKEGAEIYNSASMSLDEVIDVTVKAIKDSKKVARVHTGDPAIYGAHREQMDMLDEYGIEYEVIPGVSSFLASAAALKKEFTLPNVSQTVICTRIEGRTPVPEKESLESLAKHRASMAIFLSVHMIDKVVETLATSYPMTTPVAVVQRASWPDQKIVLGTLETIEQKVKEAGINKTAQILVGDFLGNEYEKSKLYDKYFTHEYREAVKK from the coding sequence ATGGAAAAATATAAAGAAAAAGTTTACTTTATAGGAGCAGGACCTGGTGACCCAGAATTAATAACTATAAAAGGACAAAGGATAGTTAAAGAAGCTGATGTGATTATTTATGCAGGTTCATTAGTTCCAAAAGAAGTTATAGATTGTCACAAAGAAGGAGCAGAGATTTATAATTCAGCTTCTATGTCATTAGATGAAGTTATAGATGTTACAGTAAAAGCAATAAAAGATAGTAAAAAAGTAGCAAGAGTTCATACAGGAGACCCTGCAATCTATGGAGCACATAGAGAACAAATGGATATGTTAGATGAATATGGGATAGAATATGAAGTTATCCCAGGAGTAAGTTCGTTCTTAGCTTCTGCTGCTGCCTTAAAAAAAGAATTTACACTACCTAATGTTTCGCAAACTGTAATTTGTACAAGAATAGAAGGAAGAACTCCTGTTCCTGAAAAAGAAAGTTTAGAAAGTTTAGCAAAACATAGAGCTTCTATGGCAATATTTTTATCAGTTCATATGATAGATAAAGTTGTTGAAACATTGGCAACTTCTTATCCTATGACAACACCTGTGGCAGTTGTTCAAAGAGCAAGTTGGCCAGACCAAAAAATAGTTTTAGGAACACTTGAAACTATTGAACAAAAAGTTAAAGAAGCTGGAATAAACAAAACTGCACAAATATTAGTTGGAGATTTTTTAGGTAATGAGTACGAAAAATCTAAATTATATGATAAATATTTTACCCATGAATATAGAGAAGCTGTAAAAAAATAA
- the cobI gene encoding precorrin-2 C(20)-methyltransferase, whose amino-acid sequence MTNKFYGIGVGVGDPEEITIKAINTLKKLDVVILPEAKKDDGSVAYEIAKQYMKEEVEKVFVEFPMLKSLEDRENARKENAKIVQKLLDEGKNVGFLTIGDTMTYSTYVYILEHLPEKYLVETVPGVSSFVDMASRFNFPLMIGDETLKVVSLNKKTNIEFELENNDNIVFMKVSRNFENLKQALIKTGNIDKIIMVSNCGKESQKVYYDIKDLTEDDIPYFTTLIVKKGGFEKWRKFNI is encoded by the coding sequence ATGACTAACAAATTTTATGGTATAGGTGTTGGAGTAGGAGATCCAGAGGAGATAACTATAAAAGCAATAAACACCTTAAAAAAACTAGATGTAGTAATATTACCAGAAGCAAAGAAAGATGATGGTAGTGTTGCCTATGAAATTGCAAAACAATATATGAAGGAAGAAGTAGAAAAAGTTTTTGTTGAATTTCCTATGCTAAAATCTCTTGAAGATAGAGAGAATGCAAGAAAAGAAAATGCTAAGATAGTTCAAAAACTTTTAGATGAAGGAAAGAATGTTGGTTTCTTAACTATTGGAGATACTATGACATATAGTACATATGTATATATTTTAGAACATCTTCCTGAAAAATATTTAGTTGAGACAGTTCCAGGAGTTTCATCATTTGTTGATATGGCATCAAGATTCAATTTCCCACTTATGATAGGAGATGAAACTTTAAAAGTTGTATCTCTTAACAAAAAAACTAATATTGAGTTTGAATTAGAAAATAATGATAATATAGTTTTTATGAAAGTTAGTAGAAACTTTGAAAATTTAAAACAAGCACTTATAAAAACAGGAAATATAGATAAAATTATTATGGTTTCAAATTGTGGAAAAGAAAGTCAAAAAGTTTATTATGATATAAAAGATTTAACAGAAGATGATATTCCATATTTTACAACTCTAATTGTAAAGAAAGGTGGATTTGAAAAATGGAGAAAATTTAATATATAA
- the cbiE gene encoding precorrin-6y C5,15-methyltransferase (decarboxylating) subunit CbiE: MITIKEWLVNVVQSNKINVVGLGPGNIKYLSTAGIDCIKEAEIVVGSTRQLSDLKTIISEKQEIYILGKLSELIAYLKENIEKKITIIVSGDTGYYSLVPYLSKNLSKDILNIIPNISSYQYLFSKIGENWQNFRLASVHGREFDYVKNIDDEDIAGLVLLTDDIQNPYEVSKNLYNNGIRNLTVIVGENLSYDNEKITILAIEDYEKLNRKFDMNVLVLKKGENYGKK, translated from the coding sequence GTGATAACTATCAAAGAATGGTTGGTGAATGTGGTGCAATCAAATAAAATAAATGTGGTTGGTTTAGGACCTGGAAATATTAAGTATCTTTCTACTGCTGGAATTGATTGTATAAAAGAAGCAGAAATTGTAGTTGGAAGTACAAGACAGCTTTCAGATTTAAAAACTATTATTTCTGAGAAACAAGAAATATATATTTTAGGGAAATTATCTGAGCTTATAGCTTATTTAAAAGAAAATATAGAGAAAAAAATAACTATTATAGTTTCAGGAGATACAGGTTACTATAGCTTAGTTCCTTACTTATCAAAAAATTTATCTAAGGATATTTTAAATATTATTCCTAATATCTCATCTTATCAATATTTATTCTCAAAAATAGGAGAAAATTGGCAAAACTTTAGATTAGCAAGTGTACATGGTAGAGAATTTGACTATGTTAAAAATATAGATGATGAAGATATTGCAGGTTTAGTTTTACTTACAGATGATATCCAAAATCCTTATGAAGTTTCTAAAAATTTATATAACAATGGTATTAGAAATTTAACTGTTATAGTTGGAGAAAATTTATCTTATGATAATGAAAAAATTACTATATTAGCGATTGAAGATTATGAAAAGTTAAATAGAAAATTTGATATGAATGTTTTAGTTTTAAAGAAAGGGGAGAACTATGGAAAAAAATAA
- the cbiT gene encoding precorrin-6Y C5,15-methyltransferase (decarboxylating) subunit CbiT, with protein MHIYDKEFTQTELPMTKQEIRAVSIAKLMLKPNSILIDVGAGTGTIGIEAATYMPQGKVYAIEKEEKGLDTIKLNAEKFNLDNFELIHGKAPDAIPNIAYDRMFIGGSTGGIEEIINHFLTYAKNEAILVINCITLETQSKSLEILKEKGFKDIEVITVTVGRAKRVGPYTMMFGENPICIIKVIKRNN; from the coding sequence ATGCACATATATGATAAAGAGTTTACTCAAACAGAATTACCAATGACAAAACAAGAAATAAGAGCAGTTTCTATTGCTAAACTTATGTTAAAACCAAATTCAATTCTAATTGATGTTGGAGCTGGTACAGGAACAATAGGAATAGAAGCAGCAACTTATATGCCACAAGGAAAAGTCTATGCAATAGAAAAGGAAGAAAAAGGTTTAGATACTATAAAATTAAATGCTGAAAAATTTAATCTTGATAATTTTGAATTAATTCACGGTAAAGCACCTGATGCTATTCCAAATATTGCTTATGATAGAATGTTTATCGGTGGTTCAACTGGTGGAATAGAAGAAATTATAAATCATTTTTTAACTTATGCAAAAAATGAAGCTATACTTGTTATTAATTGTATTACTCTTGAAACTCAATCTAAATCTTTAGAAATTTTAAAAGAAAAAGGTTTTAAAGACATTGAAGTTATAACAGTTACTGTTGGTAGAGCCAAAAGGGTTGGACCTTATACTATGATGTTTGGAGAAAATCCTATTTGTATAATCAAGGTTATCAAAAGAAATAATTAA
- a CDS encoding DKNYY domain-containing protein, giving the protein MAIRKMIVLIYSILSISVVAEYYKKGNEVYYEGYDHKNGKFIDYNEKVENVDLNSLEQINDFYARDKNRVYFRGKETDIDRDYIEIVRLNLVKDRDFVYYEDKKLKVSPNDSLFVNRNVTNKSLPDINVGYGFYVKDFQNAYYVKIDEDRNIKEIKLDDANVDKLVSWNDILAKDEKNIYYYGEKIDYIDASTFNGHGFGYGKDKNNIYYDVTIVKNADYKSFKEIKGYISFAKDKYNVFYEGKIIEGADIKSFEPLKNGFSKDKYGYFYNEQRLEGINYEDIKDFMNTFGVDKKKVPGYKYK; this is encoded by the coding sequence ATGGCTATAAGGAAAATGATTGTTTTGATTTATTCAATTTTAAGTATTTCAGTAGTTGCAGAATATTATAAGAAAGGTAATGAAGTTTATTATGAGGGTTATGATCATAAAAATGGGAAATTTATAGATTATAATGAAAAAGTTGAAAATGTTGATTTAAACTCACTTGAACAAATAAATGACTTTTATGCAAGAGATAAAAATAGAGTATATTTTAGAGGAAAAGAAACTGATATAGATAGGGATTATATTGAAATAGTAAGATTAAATCTAGTAAAAGATAGAGATTTTGTTTACTATGAAGATAAAAAATTAAAAGTATCCCCTAATGATTCTTTATTTGTAAATAGAAATGTGACAAATAAAAGTCTTCCAGATATTAATGTAGGTTATGGATTTTATGTAAAAGATTTTCAGAATGCTTATTATGTGAAAATAGACGAAGATAGAAATATAAAAGAAATTAAACTTGATGATGCTAATGTTGACAAATTAGTATCATGGAATGATATCCTAGCAAAAGATGAAAAAAATATTTATTACTATGGGGAAAAAATAGACTATATCGATGCTTCAACTTTTAATGGACATGGATTTGGTTATGGAAAAGATAAGAATAACATCTATTATGATGTAACAATTGTAAAGAATGCTGATTACAAATCATTTAAAGAAATCAAAGGTTACATAAGTTTTGCAAAAGATAAATATAATGTATTTTATGAAGGTAAAATAATTGAAGGTGCAGATATAAAAAGTTTCGAACCACTTAAAAATGGATTTTCAAAAGATAAATATGGTTACTTTTATAATGAGCAAAGATTAGAAGGTATTAATTATGAAGATATTAAAGATTTTATGAATACTTTTGGAGTTGATAAGAAAAAAGTTCCAGGTTATAAATATAAATAA
- a CDS encoding bleomycin resistance protein, whose translation MKYNDLIPELVVSNINISRDFYVNMLGFKVEYEREEDKFIFLSLGNIQLMLEEGSEDELSQMEYPFGKGINFTFGVGNVDELYSKFKTKKNLIKKDIEVREFRVNDEIIYTKEFSILDPDGYFIRISE comes from the coding sequence ATGAAATATAATGACTTAATACCAGAGTTAGTAGTTTCTAATATCAATATCTCAAGAGACTTTTATGTTAATATGTTAGGCTTTAAAGTTGAATATGAAAGAGAAGAGGATAAATTTATATTCTTATCACTTGGAAATATTCAATTAATGCTAGAAGAAGGTTCGGAAGATGAACTATCTCAGATGGAGTATCCTTTTGGAAAAGGAATTAATTTTACATTTGGTGTTGGTAATGTTGATGAACTTTATTCAAAATTTAAAACAAAAAAGAATTTAATAAAAAAAGATATTGAAGTAAGAGAATTTAGAGTTAATGATGAAATTATTTATACAAAAGAATTTTCAATACTAGATCCTGATGGCTATTTTATTAGAATATCAGAATAA
- a CDS encoding ATP-binding protein — MIRINRKEYLNFLIESKDKQIIKVVSGVRRCGKSTLFEIYKDYLIKNGVEKKQIISINFENMDYGELTDYKKLYEYINSKMLEDKKNYIFLDEIQHVDKFEKVVDSLFIKDNVDLYITGSNAYFMSSELATLLSGRYIELKMLPLSFKEYYQARLDYENLDGEENKILKTLMQYYNEYIVNSSFPYTLQLNNNLKNIYEYLNGIYNSVLLKDIVARLKIADVMRLESVVKYIFDNIGNLTSILKIANTLTSMGRKTDTKTVEKYVKGLVDGLLIYEVNRYNIKGKEFLSTLSKYYVSDLGLRQMILGNRNIDMGHILENIVYLELLRRKANVYVGQFDKNEIDFVVINSNEVEYYQVALTVLDENTLKRELAAFKNIKDNYPKYLITLDDVLPNTDYDGIKVINALEWLLGE, encoded by the coding sequence ATGATAAGAATAAATAGAAAAGAATATTTAAATTTTTTAATTGAATCAAAAGATAAACAGATAATAAAGGTTGTATCTGGAGTAAGAAGATGTGGAAAATCTACTCTTTTTGAAATATATAAAGATTATTTAATTAAAAATGGAGTTGAGAAAAAGCAAATAATATCTATCAATTTTGAAAATATGGATTATGGAGAACTCACCGATTATAAAAAACTCTATGAATATATAAATTCTAAAATGCTTGAGGATAAAAAAAATTATATCTTCTTAGATGAAATTCAACATGTAGATAAATTTGAAAAAGTTGTAGATAGTCTTTTTATAAAAGATAATGTTGATTTATATATAACAGGTTCTAATGCTTATTTTATGTCAAGCGAACTTGCGACTCTTTTAAGTGGACGTTATATAGAATTAAAAATGCTCCCTTTATCTTTTAAAGAATATTATCAAGCCAGATTAGATTATGAAAATTTAGATGGAGAAGAAAATAAGATATTAAAAACTCTTATGCAATATTACAATGAATATATAGTAAATAGTTCTTTTCCTTATACTTTACAATTAAACAATAATTTAAAAAATATATATGAATATTTAAATGGAATATATAACTCTGTTCTTTTAAAAGATATAGTAGCAAGATTAAAAATTGCAGATGTTATGAGACTTGAAAGTGTTGTTAAATATATATTTGATAATATTGGTAATTTGACTTCAATATTAAAGATTGCAAATACTCTAACTTCAATGGGAAGAAAAACTGATACTAAAACTGTTGAAAAGTATGTAAAAGGACTTGTTGATGGACTACTTATATATGAAGTTAATAGATACAATATAAAAGGTAAAGAGTTTTTATCAACATTATCAAAATACTATGTTTCAGACTTAGGGCTTAGACAAATGATTTTAGGTAATAGAAATATAGATATGGGACATATTTTAGAAAATATAGTCTATCTTGAATTGCTTAGAAGAAAAGCCAATGTTTATGTTGGACAGTTTGATAAAAATGAAATTGACTTTGTAGTTATCAATTCAAATGAAGTTGAATATTATCAGGTTGCTTTAACTGTCTTAGATGAGAATACTTTAAAAAGAGAGTTAGCTGCTTTTAAAAATATAAAAGATAATTACCCTAAGTATTTAATAACATTAGATGATGTACTACCAAACACTGATTATGATGGAATAAAAGTAATTAATGCTTTGGAATGGTTGTTGGGAGAATAG
- the cbiD gene encoding cobalt-precorrin-5B (C(1))-methyltransferase CbiD codes for MEEKELKNGYTTGTCATAAVKVALEALVYGKKTTEVDITTLNYTNLKIPVQKLRVRNNFASCAIQKYAGDDPDVTNGISICAKVQFVKELPKVDRGAYYDNCVIIGGRGVGLVTKKGLQIAIGKSAINPGPQKMITTVVNEILSGNDEKAVITIYIPEGRAKALKTYNPKMGVIGGISILGTTGIVKAMSEDALKKSMFAELKVMREDKDRDWIIFAFGNYGERHCEKIGLDTEQMIIISNFVGFMIEAAVKLEFKKIIMLGHIAKAIKVAGGIFNTHSRVADGRMETMASCAFLVDEKPEIIRKILFSNTIEEACDYIENNEIYHLIANRVAFKMQEYARADIEVSAAIFSFKGETIGESDNYQRMVGECGAIK; via the coding sequence ATGGAAGAAAAAGAACTAAAAAACGGGTATACAACAGGAACTTGTGCAACAGCAGCAGTGAAAGTTGCTCTGGAAGCACTTGTTTATGGTAAAAAAACTACAGAAGTTGATATAACAACATTAAATTACACAAATTTAAAAATACCAGTTCAAAAACTAAGAGTTAGAAATAATTTTGCAAGTTGTGCTATACAAAAGTATGCTGGTGATGACCCTGATGTTACTAATGGAATAAGTATTTGTGCAAAGGTACAATTTGTAAAAGAACTTCCAAAAGTTGACAGAGGTGCATACTATGATAACTGTGTAATTATTGGTGGGAGAGGAGTTGGACTTGTAACAAAAAAAGGTTTACAAATAGCTATTGGAAAATCAGCTATCAATCCTGGACCACAAAAAATGATAACAACTGTTGTAAATGAAATTCTAAGTGGCAATGATGAAAAGGCTGTAATAACAATCTATATTCCTGAGGGTAGAGCCAAGGCATTAAAAACATATAATCCTAAAATGGGAGTTATAGGTGGAATATCTATTCTAGGTACAACTGGAATAGTTAAGGCTATGAGTGAAGATGCCTTAAAAAAATCTATGTTTGCTGAACTTAAAGTTATGAGAGAAGATAAAGATAGAGATTGGATTATCTTTGCCTTTGGTAACTATGGAGAAAGACATTGTGAAAAAATTGGTTTAGATACTGAGCAGATGATAATTATAAGTAACTTCGTTGGTTTTATGATAGAAGCTGCTGTAAAATTAGAATTTAAGAAAATAATAATGTTAGGACATATTGCAAAAGCAATTAAGGTTGCAGGTGGAATTTTTAACACTCATAGTAGAGTTGCAGATGGAAGAATGGAAACTATGGCTTCTTGTGCTTTTCTTGTTGATGAAAAACCTGAAATAATTAGAAAAATTTTATTTTCAAATACTATTGAAGAAGCCTGTGACTATATTGAAAATAATGAAATTTATCATTTAATTGCAAATAGAGTTGCCTTTAAAATGCAAGAATATGCAAGAGCAGATATTGAAGTATCTGCTGCAATATTCTCATTTAAAGGTGAAACTATAGGAGAAAGTGATAACTATCAAAGAATGGTTGGTGAATGTGGTGCAATCAAATAA